Proteins from a single region of Dyadobacter fanqingshengii:
- a CDS encoding MFS transporter, whose protein sequence is METTNKPLEKLNIFSFKGVQMRTFHLTWMAFFLCFFGWFGLAPLMTVIKTDLGLTKSQIGNIIIASVAATVVARIAIGKLCDTWGPRKTYAALMGICSIPVMSVGLVHSYEGFLLFRLAIGVIGASFVITQYHTSVMFDKKIVGTANAVAGGWGNLGGGITNMVMPLVFAGFVGMGYLPESAWRIAMVIPGVFLFIFAFVYYCFTKDTPAGNFEDLEITNPKAVKTKGTLAIAMKDPRTWGLFLAYGACFGIEITFDNVAALYFFENFETSLATAGILAGAFGFMNIFARAVGGIVADKVGNKYGMIGKGKLLALLLACEGIGIALFAQSGSIVAAVVTMLCFAMFLKMANGVTYAIVPFINQKAIGSVSGIVGAGGNVGAVLAGFLFKSSEISYSQAFMYIGVAIACIAAVVALINFDKTRSVITEGALEPAEA, encoded by the coding sequence ATGGAAACGACCAACAAGCCGCTTGAAAAGTTGAATATTTTCAGTTTCAAAGGCGTACAAATGCGCACTTTCCACCTCACGTGGATGGCCTTTTTCCTCTGCTTTTTCGGCTGGTTCGGACTGGCGCCTTTGATGACCGTTATAAAGACAGATTTAGGTTTAACCAAAAGTCAGATCGGTAACATTATCATCGCATCCGTTGCCGCAACCGTTGTAGCGCGCATTGCAATTGGTAAATTGTGCGACACCTGGGGACCAAGAAAAACCTACGCAGCATTGATGGGCATTTGCTCCATTCCGGTGATGAGCGTTGGTCTGGTGCATTCCTATGAAGGTTTTTTGCTCTTTCGTCTCGCTATCGGCGTGATCGGCGCGTCATTTGTGATCACGCAATATCACACTTCGGTGATGTTCGACAAAAAGATCGTGGGAACGGCCAATGCGGTGGCTGGCGGCTGGGGAAATCTGGGCGGAGGAATCACAAACATGGTTATGCCATTGGTTTTTGCAGGATTTGTGGGAATGGGTTATTTGCCTGAATCGGCATGGAGAATCGCGATGGTGATCCCTGGCGTGTTCTTGTTCATTTTCGCATTTGTCTATTATTGCTTTACCAAAGACACCCCCGCCGGAAACTTTGAGGACTTGGAAATAACTAATCCAAAGGCAGTTAAGACAAAAGGAACATTGGCCATAGCCATGAAAGATCCAAGAACCTGGGGACTTTTCCTGGCCTATGGAGCATGTTTTGGCATAGAAATCACTTTTGATAATGTGGCCGCGCTTTACTTTTTTGAAAACTTCGAAACATCGCTTGCTACTGCCGGAATTTTGGCGGGTGCCTTCGGTTTTATGAACATTTTCGCAAGAGCCGTCGGTGGCATTGTGGCAGACAAAGTAGGTAACAAATATGGCATGATCGGCAAAGGAAAGCTGCTGGCGCTCTTGCTGGCTTGTGAAGGAATCGGTATTGCATTGTTTGCGCAGAGCGGAAGCATTGTTGCGGCGGTGGTTACGATGCTTTGTTTCGCCATGTTTTTGAAAATGGCCAATGGCGTTACTTATGCGATTGTGCCTTTTATCAATCAGAAAGCGATCGGTTCTGTGAGTGGCATTGTGGGCGCGGGTGGTAATGTTGGGGCGGTTCTAGCAGGGTTTTTATTCAAATCCAGCGAAATCTCCTACTCGCAAGCCTTCATGTACATAGGCGTCGCGATCGCCTGCATCGCAGCTGTTGTTGCATTGATCAATTTTGACAAAACCAGAAGCGTGATTACCGAAGGAGCGCTGGAACCGGCCGAAGCGTAA
- the cobA gene encoding uroporphyrinogen-III C-methyltransferase, translated as MEAKLTLVGAGPGDGELITLKGIRAIKEADVILYDELANVEFLDFAPAYALKMYVGKKVGNPSFSQDEINGLIVRLARKRGHVVRLKGGDSFVFGRGHEEMEYARDHGIACEVVPGVSSCIAVPASMEIPVTRRGVSESFWVITGTTQNGELSEDLRLAAQSKATVIVLMGLSKVNEICALYKHFGRGHLPMAVIQNGTRPDEKSVMGQVWEIPRLVKENNMGTPAIMIMGEVVALHPSYAMEYLQSMQLVS; from the coding sequence ATGGAAGCAAAACTGACACTTGTGGGCGCCGGACCGGGCGATGGAGAATTGATCACGCTGAAAGGAATCAGGGCGATTAAAGAAGCGGATGTGATCCTATATGATGAGCTGGCCAATGTGGAGTTCCTGGATTTCGCTCCGGCCTACGCTTTGAAAATGTATGTTGGAAAAAAAGTGGGTAACCCATCTTTCTCGCAAGACGAGATCAACGGCCTTATCGTACGCCTGGCCCGCAAGCGTGGTCACGTGGTGAGACTTAAAGGCGGCGACTCATTTGTATTCGGTCGCGGACATGAGGAAATGGAATATGCAAGAGATCATGGCATAGCCTGCGAAGTGGTTCCCGGCGTTTCGAGCTGCATCGCGGTTCCCGCGTCCATGGAAATCCCAGTGACGCGCCGCGGCGTGAGCGAAAGCTTCTGGGTTATTACAGGCACCACGCAAAATGGCGAATTGTCGGAAGACCTGCGATTAGCCGCCCAGTCGAAAGCGACGGTGATCGTTTTGATGGGATTGAGCAAAGTGAATGAGATATGTGCGCTATACAAACACTTTGGGCGCGGACATTTGCCCATGGCCGTGATCCAGAACGGCACGCGCCCCGACGAAAAAAGCGTGATGGGACAGGTTTGGGAAATTCCCCGCCTTGTGAAAGAAAATAACATGGGCACGCCCGCCATCATGATCATGGGCGAAGTGGTGGCTTTACATCCGTCCTACGCGATGGAATATTTGCAAAGCATGCAATTGGTTTCCTGA
- a CDS encoding alginate export family protein: protein MKTNFYLLLLFTAGFCLLGSLNVNAQFSLSGQLRTRSELLHGQGSPLSKTDKPAFFTSQRTRFNAGYKGYRTQFFIAVQDVRVWGQDASTNNRITNPALNGLMLHEAWGEISLLDTNQTNLGKEFALKIGRQELLYDDSRLLGNLDWLQQARRHDAALLKYGLNGFTAHIGIAYNQNRELRTGTLYDGVPNGYAAGTNGIGTMYKSMQFAYLGKKLKQGNVSFLILKDDFQKYAVDSVGVRTVKNGTNKRVTFGPYLQTKLGKSWNLTASAYYQAGKDKDGKSLNAYMYSVRGMYGMSKVFSIGPGFDYTSGTSNGSGKNSTFDPLYGTPHKFWGQMDYFYAANGFGKGGLADFYVNSVIKASEKLSIAVDLHQFSSAANIRNAKDEKLSANFGEELDIIATYNLTKTISFQGGYCTFLPTNSLAQVKAVKDPQKMANWAYLMINIKPEFLK, encoded by the coding sequence ATGAAAACAAATTTTTACCTCCTTTTGCTGTTTACCGCAGGTTTCTGCCTGCTCGGTTCGCTGAATGTTAATGCACAATTCAGCCTTTCGGGCCAGTTACGTACGCGCTCGGAATTGCTGCACGGACAAGGTTCGCCATTGTCTAAAACGGATAAACCTGCGTTTTTCACCTCCCAGAGAACAAGGTTTAATGCAGGTTACAAAGGTTATAGAACGCAATTTTTCATTGCAGTTCAGGATGTTAGGGTGTGGGGACAAGATGCTTCAACCAATAACCGCATTACCAACCCGGCGCTGAATGGGCTAATGTTGCATGAGGCCTGGGGCGAAATCAGTTTGCTGGATACAAACCAGACCAACCTGGGAAAAGAATTTGCATTAAAGATCGGGCGGCAGGAATTGCTTTATGATGATAGCCGATTACTGGGAAACCTGGATTGGCTGCAGCAAGCACGCCGTCACGATGCAGCATTACTGAAATACGGACTCAATGGCTTTACTGCACACATTGGAATTGCGTATAACCAAAACCGTGAGCTCAGAACCGGCACCTTATATGATGGCGTTCCGAATGGTTATGCAGCCGGGACAAATGGCATTGGTACGATGTATAAATCGATGCAGTTCGCTTATTTGGGTAAAAAACTAAAACAGGGAAATGTCTCATTTCTAATTCTGAAAGACGATTTCCAGAAATATGCGGTCGATTCCGTAGGTGTAAGAACAGTGAAAAACGGCACAAACAAGCGCGTGACATTCGGGCCGTATTTACAAACAAAACTAGGAAAATCTTGGAATTTAACGGCGAGCGCGTACTATCAGGCAGGCAAAGATAAAGATGGCAAATCGCTGAATGCTTACATGTATTCGGTGCGTGGAATGTATGGAATGAGCAAAGTTTTTTCTATCGGGCCGGGCTTTGATTATACTTCAGGGACTAGCAACGGTTCTGGCAAAAACAGCACCTTTGATCCGCTTTACGGCACACCGCACAAGTTTTGGGGTCAAATGGACTACTTCTACGCAGCCAATGGTTTCGGTAAAGGCGGCCTGGCGGATTTTTATGTCAACAGCGTGATCAAAGCCTCCGAAAAACTGTCCATAGCCGTTGACTTACACCAGTTTTCAAGCGCAGCCAACATTCGCAATGCGAAAGACGAGAAGCTTTCAGCCAATTTCGGAGAAGAGCTGGACATCATTGCGACTTATAATCTGACCAAAACCATCAGCTTCCAGGGCGGTTACTGCACATTCCTGCCGACCAACAGTCTGGCACAAGTGAAGGCCGTGAAAGACCCGCAGAAAATGGCCAATTGGGCTTATCTGATGATCAATATCAAGCCTGAATTTTTGAAATAA
- the nirB gene encoding nitrite reductase large subunit NirB translates to MNTISNTHIVVIGNGMVGYKFCEKLLAKKKIGQQITLTVFGEEPRVAYDRVHLSEYFAGKTADDLTLASADWYADNGIRLFLSDPVVDIDREEKLVRSHHGHIVYYDYLIMATGSGAFVPSIPGVEKDGVFVYRTIEDLELIQSYARKARKGAVLGGGLLGLEAAKALLDLGLQEAHVVEFASRLMPRQIDDAGSRILQNQLESLGLQIHLAKSTQEIIGGDCIEGMQFNDNSILDVDMLVISAGIRPRDELAKIAGLETHPRGGIVVNNQLQTSDPSIFAIGECALAHHMIYGLIAPGYEMADVVATLLLGGEKEFLPYDMSTKLKLIGTDVASFGDPFIEEPACKTIRYENKAKGVYKRINVSPDGKTLLGGILVGDAEQYNMLLQTCKSRTILPPDSEDLILGSRGGEEAGAGVMSFPDDALICSCEAVTKGMICHEVSEKGNHTMDALKKSCKAGTGCGGCVPMVKDIISGVMKQNGIYVRNVVCEHFDYSRQELLDLVKMNGAKTYGAVLDEFGKGDGCEVCKPLVASLLASLWNENILQKDRAPIQDSNDRYLANIQKGGTYSVVPRIPGGEITPEKLIIIGQVAQQYGLYTKITGGQRIDLFGAHLNDLPDIWEQLINAGFESGHAYGKSLRTVKSCVGSTWCRFGVQDSVTFAIEVEDRYKGLRSPHKLKSAVSGCVRECAEAQSKDFGIIATEKGWNLYVCGNGGSKPQHAQLLATDVDKETCLKLIDRFLMFYIKTADPLTRTATWLNKMEGGMSYLKAVVVDDVLGIAAELEYDMQKLIDVYQCEWKEVVQNPELRKRFSHFVNAPVKDPSIAFETMRDQKRAKEWA, encoded by the coding sequence ATGAACACTATATCAAACACCCATATTGTTGTAATAGGCAATGGTATGGTAGGCTACAAATTCTGTGAAAAGTTGCTCGCCAAGAAAAAAATCGGTCAGCAAATTACCCTCACTGTATTCGGAGAAGAGCCTCGCGTGGCTTACGATCGCGTACATTTAAGTGAATATTTCGCTGGTAAGACTGCTGATGACCTTACTTTGGCCAGCGCCGACTGGTATGCCGACAATGGGATAAGGCTGTTCCTCTCCGATCCTGTGGTGGACATTGACCGTGAAGAAAAGCTGGTCAGATCTCACCATGGACATATAGTATACTATGACTATCTGATCATGGCAACAGGCTCCGGTGCGTTTGTTCCCTCGATTCCCGGCGTCGAAAAAGACGGGGTGTTTGTATATAGGACTATTGAGGACCTGGAACTGATCCAATCCTATGCCCGCAAGGCCAGAAAAGGCGCGGTGCTGGGCGGCGGGTTGCTTGGTTTGGAAGCGGCAAAAGCATTGTTAGACCTTGGTTTGCAGGAAGCACACGTCGTTGAATTCGCTTCGAGATTAATGCCGAGGCAGATTGATGACGCCGGTTCCCGCATTTTGCAAAACCAATTGGAATCGTTGGGGTTACAAATACATCTTGCCAAAAGCACACAGGAAATCATTGGCGGTGACTGCATTGAAGGTATGCAGTTTAATGATAACAGTATTTTGGACGTGGATATGCTTGTCATTTCGGCAGGAATTCGTCCCCGTGATGAGTTAGCCAAAATAGCAGGACTTGAAACGCATCCAAGAGGCGGCATTGTTGTGAATAACCAGCTGCAAACTTCCGATCCTAGCATTTTTGCAATAGGTGAATGTGCATTGGCGCATCATATGATCTACGGGCTCATTGCCCCGGGTTATGAAATGGCCGACGTGGTAGCAACATTGCTTTTGGGAGGTGAAAAGGAGTTTTTGCCTTATGATATGTCTACGAAATTGAAGCTGATCGGAACGGATGTGGCGAGTTTTGGTGATCCGTTTATCGAAGAGCCTGCTTGTAAAACCATCCGCTACGAGAACAAAGCGAAAGGCGTTTATAAGCGCATTAATGTAAGCCCGGACGGCAAAACCTTGCTTGGCGGAATCCTTGTTGGTGACGCGGAACAATATAATATGCTTTTGCAAACCTGTAAAAGCAGAACCATCCTGCCGCCCGATTCAGAAGATTTGATATTAGGCTCGCGTGGGGGAGAAGAGGCAGGCGCGGGCGTAATGAGCTTCCCGGACGACGCACTGATATGCTCTTGCGAAGCGGTTACCAAAGGCATGATCTGCCATGAAGTGAGTGAAAAGGGCAATCATACAATGGATGCTTTGAAAAAATCCTGTAAAGCCGGGACAGGCTGCGGCGGCTGCGTGCCGATGGTGAAGGATATCATTTCAGGCGTGATGAAGCAGAACGGCATTTATGTCCGTAACGTGGTGTGCGAGCATTTTGATTATTCGAGACAGGAATTATTGGATTTAGTCAAAATGAATGGTGCCAAAACTTACGGCGCGGTGCTGGATGAATTTGGGAAAGGGGATGGTTGCGAAGTCTGTAAGCCATTAGTTGCCTCATTGCTGGCCAGTCTTTGGAATGAAAATATTTTACAAAAAGACCGCGCTCCGATCCAGGATTCGAATGACCGTTATCTGGCCAACATTCAAAAAGGGGGAACATATTCAGTTGTGCCAAGGATTCCGGGCGGAGAGATTACGCCTGAAAAACTGATCATCATTGGTCAGGTGGCTCAGCAATATGGTTTGTATACTAAAATTACTGGCGGCCAGCGTATTGACTTGTTTGGGGCGCATTTGAATGACCTGCCGGATATCTGGGAACAGCTCATTAATGCTGGATTCGAGAGCGGTCATGCCTATGGGAAGTCATTGAGAACGGTGAAAAGCTGTGTAGGGTCCACCTGGTGCCGGTTCGGCGTGCAGGACTCGGTAACATTCGCCATTGAAGTGGAAGATCGTTATAAAGGTCTTCGCTCACCACATAAGTTGAAATCAGCGGTTTCGGGGTGTGTAAGGGAATGTGCTGAGGCGCAGAGCAAGGATTTTGGCATTATAGCAACCGAAAAAGGCTGGAATTTATACGTTTGCGGCAACGGAGGCTCCAAGCCGCAACACGCGCAATTGCTGGCAACGGATGTGGACAAGGAAACTTGTTTAAAGCTAATCGACAGATTTTTAATGTTTTATATCAAAACAGCCGATCCGCTTACCAGAACTGCAACATGGCTTAATAAGATGGAAGGCGGCATGTCTTACCTGAAAGCGGTTGTGGTGGATGATGTGCTGGGCATAGCGGCAGAATTGGAATATGATATGCAAAAGTTAATTGATGTTTACCAATGCGAATGGAAAGAAGTGGTGCAAAATCCGGAACTGAGAAAACGCTTTTCGCACTTCGTCAATGCGCCGGTGAAAGATCCTTCTATCGCTTTTGAAACTATGAGAGATCAAAAAAGAGCCAAAGAATGGGCTTAA